In Pseudomonas sp. PDNC002, the DNA window GTGGGACGAGTCGAGGATAGGGCCGTAATCGCTATCGCTTCGTACGGCGATGATTCTTTCCATCAGCTTGTTGTTGATGCTTGCCGTTCGGTGTTCCGCCATCACCCCGGTGGGAATCTCCACGGATGCGAGGTCCAGCAGGTGATAGTCGGATGTCTTGTCGGTATCGCTCATACCGTTGCATTCCTGACGATCTGCTTGAACGTTTGTGCGGCGACTTGCCAATCCTCGTTCGAGGAAGCGGTTTCCAGGTGGTACTCCTCGCCGTGCTTGCGCAGGGCGGCGATGTAAACGCGGGAGTAACCGAGGGCGGATTCTTCGTCGAGGCTATACACCACGAAATTCTGATGAATTCGTGGAACTGCAAATCCGCAGAGGACAGTGGCGTCGACGATCTGATGTTCGAGGGTCTCAACGCGGATGGTCGGTGTACTCATGTGAAATGCCTTGCATGAAGCGCAGAGTCGCGCGAAGGAGTTGTCACTCTAATTGGCGGGGGAAAGGACAGGGGATGCGACGGTGCTGAAGAGTTCGTCGGAGATTTCCGGGACTCGTCTCGGGCCGCGGAGATCGCTGTAGCATTCAGCGACTTTCAACGTAGGGGCGTATTGCAGTGGGTGTTCGCGCTGCCACATTTTTCCGGCGGCGGCCGTTGATCGCGCCGGATCAAGCGGGAACCCGTCCCCGAGCAGCGGGTCCGCGCGGTAATGGTAAGAGATGATGATCGTTATTAAAGAACTCACGAAGCGCTTCGGGCACCACACGGTTGTCGACGATCTGTCGTTCAGCATCCGCCAAGGCGAAGTGCTTGGCTTCCTCGGACCCAACGGTGCGGGAAAGTCCACCACCATGCGAATGCTGACGGGGTTCCTGGCGCCAACCTCCGGCACCGCGAGCATCCATGGCTATGACATCCTTGCGCAGACCCGGCGCGCACAAAAGCTGATCGGCTACTTGCCCGAAGGCGCCCCCAGCTATGGCGACATGAGTGTCACTGCGTATCTGGATTTCATCGCCGGTATACGCGGGTTCCGTGGAAAGCAGGCCCGCGAGCGCGTGGGGCGGGTGGTGGAGCAACTTGAGCTGGAAGCCGTCCGCCGGCAGACGATCGATACCCTGTCCAAGGGATTCAAGCGCCGGGTCGGTGTCGCCCAGGCAATTCTGCATGATCCGCAGGTCTTGATCCTCGACGAGCCCACGGATGGCCTCGACCCGAACCAGAAGCATCAGGTTCGCGAACTGATCAAGGAATTGGCCGGCGGCCGGATCACCGTCGTTTCCACCCATATCCTCGAGGAAGTGAGCGCTCTCTGTTCGCGAGCGGTGGTGATCGCCAATGGCCGATTGGTGGCGGACGAGTCACCTGAGCGCCTGGAGCGCCGGTCCCGGTACCACCAGGCAGTGTCGATGATCGCCGAGTGTGCTCTCGATGCCGTCGCATTGGCCGCCTTGCCGGGGGTTGCAAGCGTGGAGAGGAGCGATGCCGAGAATGGCCTGACGGTCCTGGCGAAACCGGGGCACGTCATTTTCCCCCAGGTCAGTGGCCTCGTTCACGACCGCGGCTGGGCCGTGCAGCAACTGACCGTGGAGCGGGGGCGTCTGGACGAGGTATTCCGCAGCCTGACGCGGGGGAGAGCTGCATGATGCAGTTGTCGATCATCTTCAAACGGGAGTTGATGAGCTATTTCGCTACGCCCCTGGCCTATGTATTCATCGTGATATTCCTCGTGCTATCAGGCGTATTCACGTTTTACCTGGGCAACTTCTACGAGCGGAACCAAGCCGATCTCAACGCCTTCTTCAGCTTTCACCCCTGGTTGTATCTGTTCCTGATTCCCGCAGTTGCCATGCGCCTTTGGTCAGAGGAGCGCAAGTCCGGAACCATCGAATTGCTGATGACCCTGCCGGTTACGCGCCTGCAGGCGGTGGCTGGCAAGTTCCTGGCCGCGTGGGTATTCGCGGGCATCGCATTGCTGCTGACTTTCCCCATGGTCATCACGGTCAACTACCTGGGAAGGCCCGACAACGGCGCGATCTTCACCGGTTATCTGGGGAGCTGGCTGCTGGCAGGCACTTATCTCGCCATTGGCTCCTGCATGTCTGCGCTCTCCAAGAACCAGGTGATCGCCTTCATCCTGGCTATCGTCACCTGCTTCGTCTTCATCGCGGCTGGATTGCCCATGGTGCTGGATGTATTCCGCTTCTGGGCTCCGCAAAGACTGCTCGATGCAATCGCCTCGATGAGCTTCCTGATGCGCTTCGATGCTGTCAGCAAGGGCGTCATCGACCTTCGTGACCTGTCGTATTTCGTCAGTCTGATTGCCGCGTGGCTGGTCGCAACTGTCGTCGTCATTGATCTCAAGAAAGCCGAGTGAGTCTGCCCCGATGAAAAAGATTCTGTACTCCGGGGCGGGGCTGGTTCTCGTCGCACTGCTCTTCCTGGCCTTCAATATGCTCTGCAGCCAGGTATTCACCAATGCACGGGTGGATCTGACCCAGCAGAAGCTCTACACCATTTCCGCCGGCACCCGGCAGATCCTCAATTCGCTCGAGGAGCCGGTCGATCTCTACTTCTACTATTCCGACAAGGGCACGCGTGACCTGGTCCCGCTGCGCAACTACGCCAATCGCGTTGCCGAACTCCTCAAGACCTACGAGCGCCAGGCGAAAGGCAAGGTTCGCCTGCATCTGATCGATCCCCAGCCGTTCTCGGAAGATGAGGACCGCGCTGCCGAGTTCGGCCTCCAGGGGGTTCCGGTGCCCGATGGTGGCGCACCGCTCTACTTTGGCCTGGCGGGCACCAATTCCCTGGGGCATTCCCAGGTGGTTCCGATCTTCATGCCGGATCAGGAGCAATTCCTGGAATACGATGTCAGCCGTTTGATACAGGCCCTGGCCGAGCCCAAGCGGCCTGTCATCGGCGTGATGTCCGCGCTGGACATGAGTGGCGGCTACGACCTGCAGACACAGCAGATGACGGCGTCGTGGGTGCTGTTCAACGACATCCGTCAGCAGTTCGATGTGCGCAACCTGAAACTCAACATGGACCAGATCCCACGGGACATTACCGTGTTGATGCTGGTGCACCCGAAGAATCTGACGCAGGAAACGCTGTACGCGATCGATCAGTACGTACTCCGTGGCGGCAAGCTTCTGGTGTTCGTAGACCCCTTCAGCGAGGCGGATCGAGATTCGCCGATGGCCGCGCTGGGCGGCGCGGGAGAGCTGTCGTCGGACATCCAGCCGCTGTTCAAGGCCTGGGGGCTGCGAATGCTCCCGGACCAGGTGCTGGGCGATGGCACGTACGCGATGTCGGTGAACTTGGGGGCGGGCGAACAGGCGACCCACCACCCGGCCTGGCTCAGCCTGGATCGCCAGGCAATCGATCAGACCGACATTACCACCGCCGGCCTTGACAGTATCAATGTCGCCACGGCAGGCATTCTAGAGCCGCTCGAAGGCGCCAAGACGCAGTTCACTCCGCTGCTCAGCAGCTCGACCAACGCCATGCCCTTCGATGCACGGCGATTCCGCACACTCGAGAACCCGGGCCTGTTGATGGGGGAACTGGCGCCGACCGGTCAGCGCTACACTATTGCCGCCCGCATCCAGGGGCCGGCCGAGAGTGCCTTTCCACAGGGTGTCGAGGGGCGCAAAGGAGGCTTCAAGAGCTCCGCGAGCATCAATGTGATCGTGGTAGCGGACACCGATCTGCTGAGTGATCGCCTGTGGGTGCAGTTGCAGGACTTCTACGGCCAGCAGGTGCCGCAACCGTGGGCGGACAACGCGAATTTCATCGTCAACAGCCTGGATAACCTGGCTGGCTCGGACGCGCTGATCAGCGTGCGTTCCCGTGGAACATTCAGCCGCCCGTTCCTGGTGGTGAATGACCTGCAGCGCAAGGCAGAGTCACGCTTCCGTGAGCGGGAGGATGCGCTGAAGGGGCGTCTGGCGGAGACCGAGGAGAAGCTTGCAGGGCTGAAGAAGCCCGAGCCGGGCAAGGTCAATGAGCTCGCGCCTGAGCAGCAGGCTACATTGCAGCAGTTCATCCAGGAGCGCATCCAGCTTCGCAAGGAGTTGCGCGACGTACAGTTCCAGTTGAATGCCGACATCGACAAGTTGGGTGCTCGCCTGAGAGTCATCAATATCGCAGCGGTGCCCTTGCTGCTGACGCTGGTCGCTCTCTTCATGTGGCTGTGGCGCAGGGCTCGACAGGGAAGCTGATTCCCTGGCGCTCCGCCAGGGAAGTAATAGTCCGCGAGCATTGGGAGCGCAGGACCGCGGATGGTGCGTCGATTCCGGCGCCCGTCCGATGGCAGGCCGATCGGAAATGCTCCTGGCTCGCGCCCGGCAATCTGTTGGCGAGGCCGAATTCAGCTGCGGAATGATAGGGCATATCCATTGGAATGCAGGGTCGTGTAAGTAATTGCGCGGCTTTGGACTGAATTCGCAGCCATGCAGGTTGAAGGGAAATCGGGAACGAAATTACCCGTGGAAAATGCGGAGACGCGCGAAAAGGTCCACGTTCGAAACACTTTCGTTACGCTGGGTAACGAGCACCAAAATGGCTCTACAAGCCCCGAAAAATGGCACTTGGGCCTGTTTGGTCATAGGGCCGCGGAGTTGATGAAAAAGTGCTTTTCAGCTGTAACTTTTGATTTATATACTCGGGAGCGTGGTCGCCATTGGGCGTTATTTCGAATTACCTTCCAACAGGGTTTCGATCCGGGTTGGATGATTGGGAAAACGTTCAGCTGGTGATCGCCAAAGTCCTCATTCCCGGGGGCCACCCAAAAATAATAGGCAAGTTGGAGAGTGTGGTAATGGCTGATCGTGAGGTCGGAACCGTCAAGTGGTTCAATGACGCCAAAGGTTATGGATTCATTCAACGCGATAGCGGTCCGGACGTTTTCGTTCACTACCGTGCCATTCGTGGCGATGGTCACCGCTCCCTGGTCGAAGGCCAGAAAGTGGAGTTCTCGGTGATCCAGGGTCAGAAAGGCCTCCAGGCGGAAGACGTCGCCAAGGTCTGAGCCCCCGAAAGAACAAAGGCCCGTCCAATGGACGGGCCTTTGTTTTTAAAGCCTTGCGCAGTGAAGTTTCAGCCCGTGCGCCAGGTGATCTCTTCGACGCCCGCGGTGGTCACTTTCAGCCAGCGGTCCGCGTCTTCCTCGCCCTGATCCTCGCTCCAGCTGCCGGGTGCGCAGCGTACTTCCACTTCCAGCGCGGCGCAGGCGTCGCGAGCGCAGGCGACATCGTCGTCCCACGGCGTCTTGTCGCTGTCCAGGAACAGGCTGTTCCACTTGCCCACGGCTTTGGGCAGCCAGGTGGCGGGAATGCTGCCGGCGATGCACTTGAAGGTTTCGCCCTGGGCGCGCCATTCGCTGCACGGGCCAATTGCCTTTTCCAGCCAGGCACTGACGGCGGCCTGGTCGGCATCCTTGATGTAGATCTCGATATCCGGTTGGCGCATGGCGTCCTCGTCAGGGTTCTTGGCGTTGCAGCCAATCGTAGCGTACCGCGACGGTTACCTCGAAGGGTTCGGCGAGGATGTGCTCGCGTCGCTCTGCGTTGACACGCCAGCCATGGGGCGTCATCGCCAGCAGGTGCTCGCGGGCTTCGCGGGTCTCCAGCGGCAGCTTGAAACTCAGTTGTTCGGTGTGCGCCGGCTTGAGCTCGGCGGGCAGGTCGGCGAGGTGCTTGTCCTCGACGTACTCGCGCACTTCGTCGTACAGGCGTTGACGCAGTTCCAGCAGATGGTCGCGGGCCGGCCCGAGGCGCAGAATGCCGCCGCCGGGAGTGAGCAGGCGCGTCGCTTCTTTCCAATCGATGGGGCTGAAGACGCTGGCGAGCAGTTGGCAGGAAGCGTCCTCTAGCGGTACGCGGGCCATGCTGGCGACCATCCAGGTCAGCTGCGGAGCGCGTTTGCAGGCGCGCTTGACCGCTTCGCGGGAGATATCCAGCGCGTAGCCGTCGGCCTGGGGCAGTGCCTCGCCCAGTTGTGCGGTGTAGTAGCCCTCGCCGCAGCCGATATCCAGCCAGCGGCCCGGCGCGCGCTCGGCTGCCAGTTCGGCCAGGCGCTTGGCCAGCGGTGCGTAATGCCCGGCGCCGAGGAAGTAGCGGCGCGCCTCGACCATGGTGGCGTTGTCGCCTGGGTCGAGGCTCTTCTTGTGCTGTACCGGCAGCAGATTCAGGTAGCCCTGGCGCGCGCGGTCGAAGCGGTGG includes these proteins:
- a CDS encoding ABC transporter ATP-binding protein, which translates into the protein MIVIKELTKRFGHHTVVDDLSFSIRQGEVLGFLGPNGAGKSTTMRMLTGFLAPTSGTASIHGYDILAQTRRAQKLIGYLPEGAPSYGDMSVTAYLDFIAGIRGFRGKQARERVGRVVEQLELEAVRRQTIDTLSKGFKRRVGVAQAILHDPQVLILDEPTDGLDPNQKHQVRELIKELAGGRITVVSTHILEEVSALCSRAVVIANGRLVADESPERLERRSRYHQAVSMIAECALDAVALAALPGVASVERSDAENGLTVLAKPGHVIFPQVSGLVHDRGWAVQQLTVERGRLDEVFRSLTRGRAA
- a CDS encoding ABC transporter permease subunit; the encoded protein is MMQLSIIFKRELMSYFATPLAYVFIVIFLVLSGVFTFYLGNFYERNQADLNAFFSFHPWLYLFLIPAVAMRLWSEERKSGTIELLMTLPVTRLQAVAGKFLAAWVFAGIALLLTFPMVITVNYLGRPDNGAIFTGYLGSWLLAGTYLAIGSCMSALSKNQVIAFILAIVTCFVFIAAGLPMVLDVFRFWAPQRLLDAIASMSFLMRFDAVSKGVIDLRDLSYFVSLIAAWLVATVVVIDLKKAE
- a CDS encoding Gldg family protein — protein: MKKILYSGAGLVLVALLFLAFNMLCSQVFTNARVDLTQQKLYTISAGTRQILNSLEEPVDLYFYYSDKGTRDLVPLRNYANRVAELLKTYERQAKGKVRLHLIDPQPFSEDEDRAAEFGLQGVPVPDGGAPLYFGLAGTNSLGHSQVVPIFMPDQEQFLEYDVSRLIQALAEPKRPVIGVMSALDMSGGYDLQTQQMTASWVLFNDIRQQFDVRNLKLNMDQIPRDITVLMLVHPKNLTQETLYAIDQYVLRGGKLLVFVDPFSEADRDSPMAALGGAGELSSDIQPLFKAWGLRMLPDQVLGDGTYAMSVNLGAGEQATHHPAWLSLDRQAIDQTDITTAGLDSINVATAGILEPLEGAKTQFTPLLSSSTNAMPFDARRFRTLENPGLLMGELAPTGQRYTIAARIQGPAESAFPQGVEGRKGGFKSSASINVIVVADTDLLSDRLWVQLQDFYGQQVPQPWADNANFIVNSLDNLAGSDALISVRSRGTFSRPFLVVNDLQRKAESRFREREDALKGRLAETEEKLAGLKKPEPGKVNELAPEQQATLQQFIQERIQLRKELRDVQFQLNADIDKLGARLRVINIAAVPLLLTLVALFMWLWRRARQGS
- a CDS encoding cold-shock protein encodes the protein MADREVGTVKWFNDAKGYGFIQRDSGPDVFVHYRAIRGDGHRSLVEGQKVEFSVIQGQKGLQAEDVAKV
- a CDS encoding putative RNA methyltransferase, yielding MLICPLCREALTDVDNGVACPAGHRFDRARQGYLNLLPVQHKKSLDPGDNATMVEARRYFLGAGHYAPLAKRLAELAAERAPGRWLDIGCGEGYYTAQLGEALPQADGYALDISREAVKRACKRAPQLTWMVASMARVPLEDASCQLLASVFSPIDWKEATRLLTPGGGILRLGPARDHLLELRQRLYDEVREYVEDKHLADLPAELKPAHTEQLSFKLPLETREAREHLLAMTPHGWRVNAERREHILAEPFEVTVAVRYDWLQRQEP